The following are encoded in a window of Sutcliffiella horikoshii genomic DNA:
- a CDS encoding tetratricopeptide repeat protein: MLQDKKAAREKFLYLNDEFNINHVLSDPSINLLYLVVKLKYFILNNDRKLYEPIFNQIRSLPTSINPSVEYIHHKTLGIYHYRTNNFLQSTLALDNALSLAEKLPYISEDDKAELYYQVSLTKIKTCDTFESIFYAEKALSLYQSLYNNKRSAECHIILGINYNHSKRQDFAEKHYLSAKNIGESIGDSYLESMALHNLGCIKSYLKQSEEAIYYYLESLKRKREEERSVFSILGLVEEYYFLQQTEFSKEWAEQGLRLAKRIDLTEYILHFTAHIYLLNKDTELEPYILQQVIPYFKNAGNERYSIKYMEMLAKYYYENQQYKLASEFFDSCLQNIKSKTSY; the protein is encoded by the coding sequence GTGCTACAGGATAAAAAGGCTGCAAGGGAAAAGTTTCTATATTTAAATGATGAGTTTAATATTAATCATGTCTTATCTGATCCCAGCATAAACTTACTTTATCTCGTGGTGAAGCTTAAGTACTTTATCTTAAATAATGATAGAAAGCTATATGAGCCAATATTTAATCAAATTAGAAGTTTACCTACTAGCATAAATCCCTCTGTTGAGTACATACACCATAAAACATTAGGAATCTATCATTATCGAACCAATAATTTTTTACAATCCACCTTAGCACTTGATAACGCCCTATCATTGGCTGAAAAACTACCTTATATTTCTGAAGATGATAAAGCAGAACTGTATTATCAAGTCTCATTGACGAAAATCAAAACTTGTGACACGTTTGAATCTATCTTTTATGCCGAAAAGGCTCTTTCCCTCTATCAAAGTCTCTATAACAATAAACGTTCAGCTGAATGTCATATTATTTTAGGTATCAACTATAATCATTCCAAACGCCAGGACTTTGCAGAAAAACATTATCTTTCTGCAAAAAACATTGGGGAAAGCATTGGAGATTCTTATCTGGAATCGATGGCACTTCACAATCTTGGATGCATTAAGTCCTATTTAAAGCAATCAGAGGAAGCGATCTATTATTATTTAGAATCATTAAAACGAAAAAGAGAAGAAGAAAGAAGTGTTTTTTCCATCCTAGGACTTGTTGAAGAATATTACTTTTTACAACAAACAGAATTTTCAAAGGAATGGGCGGAACAAGGGTTAAGATTGGCCAAAAGAATTGATTTAACAGAATATATTCTTCACTTTACCGCACATATCTATCTATTAAATAAAGATACAGAATTAGAGCCGTATATTTTACAACAGGTAATACCCTATTTTAAAAATGCCGGGAATGAACGATACAGCATTAAGTATATGGAAATGTTGGCTAAATACTATTATGAAAACCAACAATACAAGTTAGCAAGTGAGTTTTTCGACAGCTGTTTGCAAAATATAAAATCAAAAACCTCTTACTAA
- a CDS encoding cytochrome ubiquinol oxidase subunit I → MFEYDPVFLSRILTGITLAVHVIFATVGVGVPLMIALAEWMGIKRNDEHYRLLARRWARGFVITVAIGVVTGTAIGLQLSLLWPNFMQMAGHVISLPLFMETFAFFFEAIFLGIYLYTWDRFKKKIYHFFILIPVALGAMASGFFITTVNGFMNAPRGFDLENGVLTNIRPLEAMFNPATPTKVAHVLSSAYLTTAFVLAAIAAFAILRGKDHVYHKKALHLTMTAAAIFAISTAIIGDFSGKYLAKYQPEKLAAAEWHFETSTEAPLILGGVLQENNEVKYALEIPYALSILAHGTPDAEVIGLEEFPEEELPPLIVHYFFDLMVGIGMFLAFVSILYVLFAKVRKWNEWNKPLLWAIVAGGPLSLLAIEMGWFFAELGRQPWLLVGYMTVEQGATTSEHVDLMIVLFVLLYIVLCTTCATVLRKMFKNNPVEKELHDRGME, encoded by the coding sequence ATGTTTGAATACGATCCGGTCTTTTTAAGCCGAATTCTTACTGGAATTACACTGGCTGTGCACGTCATTTTCGCCACGGTCGGTGTGGGAGTTCCACTTATGATAGCTTTGGCAGAATGGATGGGAATAAAGAGAAATGATGAACATTATCGCCTGCTTGCGAGAAGATGGGCACGCGGATTTGTTATAACCGTTGCGATTGGGGTAGTGACAGGGACCGCTATCGGTTTACAGTTGAGCTTACTTTGGCCGAACTTTATGCAGATGGCCGGCCATGTTATCAGTCTTCCATTGTTCATGGAAACCTTTGCGTTTTTCTTTGAAGCTATCTTCCTCGGCATCTACTTATATACTTGGGACCGATTTAAAAAGAAAATCTATCACTTTTTCATTTTGATTCCTGTAGCGCTCGGTGCAATGGCTTCAGGCTTTTTTATCACAACAGTGAACGGTTTTATGAATGCGCCAAGAGGATTTGACCTTGAAAACGGCGTATTGACCAATATCCGTCCTTTAGAAGCAATGTTCAATCCCGCAACCCCTACAAAGGTTGCTCACGTCTTATCTTCGGCATATTTAACAACAGCATTTGTTTTAGCAGCCATTGCAGCCTTTGCGATACTTAGAGGAAAAGACCATGTTTATCATAAAAAAGCATTGCACCTTACTATGACAGCAGCTGCAATCTTTGCAATATCTACTGCTATCATTGGTGATTTTTCAGGAAAGTATCTAGCAAAATATCAACCTGAAAAACTTGCCGCAGCAGAATGGCATTTTGAGACTTCAACGGAAGCTCCTTTAATATTGGGTGGAGTCCTTCAAGAAAATAATGAAGTGAAATATGCACTGGAAATTCCCTATGCCTTAAGCATTCTTGCTCACGGGACACCTGATGCAGAAGTGATTGGCTTAGAAGAGTTCCCTGAAGAGGAGCTCCCTCCATTAATCGTCCATTACTTCTTCGATTTAATGGTGGGGATAGGGATGTTCTTGGCGTTTGTATCTATTCTGTATGTCTTGTTTGCAAAAGTACGGAAATGGAACGAATGGAACAAACCTTTATTATGGGCGATCGTTGCAGGTGGACCGCTTTCCCTCTTGGCAATTGAGATGGGTTGGTTCTTTGCTGAACTTGGAAGGCAGCCTTGGTTGCTTGTAGGTTATATGACCGTGGAACAAGGTGCAACAACATCGGAGCATGTAGATTTAATGATTGTCCTTTTTGTTCTGCTTTACATCGTTCTTTGTACAACATGTGCCACAGTATTGCGGAAAATGTTTAAAAATAACCCGGTGGAGAAAGAGCTTCACGACAGAGGCATGGAGTAA
- a CDS encoding cytochrome d ubiquinol oxidase subunit II: protein MSYEVIGITVLWTFLYGYLIVASIDFGAGFFSYYSTITKKNHLINKVIVRYLSPVWEVTNVFLVFFFIGIVGFFPSTAYYYGTTLLIPGSIAIVLLAIRGSYYAFHHYGEKGNNFYQALYGATGLLIPASLSVVLTISEGGFIYKYEDSVWLDYGALFTSFYSWAVVILALVSVLYISAYFLAYYAKTAQDEKAFDVLRKYALNWSLPTILASVLVFFALSDHNPEHFDKMLELSWMFSLSFLFFLGAVYLMWKKKHLGVAFILVMLQFATAFFGYGASHMPYLLYPYLTIYDGFTNEAMAVALITAFIAGLCLLIPSLYLLMRLFLFDNKYVQGKK, encoded by the coding sequence ATGAGCTATGAAGTTATTGGGATTACTGTCTTATGGACATTTTTGTACGGTTATTTAATTGTAGCATCCATTGATTTTGGGGCTGGCTTCTTTAGTTATTATTCAACGATTACCAAGAAAAATCATCTAATCAACAAAGTGATTGTCCGTTACCTCTCTCCTGTTTGGGAGGTAACGAATGTGTTTCTCGTATTCTTCTTTATAGGAATTGTGGGCTTCTTCCCTTCTACCGCCTATTATTATGGAACAACACTTTTAATACCGGGAAGTATCGCGATTGTACTGTTGGCAATTCGTGGGTCTTACTATGCTTTCCATCATTATGGTGAGAAAGGAAACAACTTTTATCAAGCCTTATATGGAGCCACAGGCCTTTTAATTCCTGCTTCCCTTTCTGTTGTTCTTACTATTTCAGAGGGTGGATTCATTTATAAATATGAAGATTCCGTATGGTTGGATTATGGAGCTTTATTCACCAGTTTCTATTCTTGGGCAGTGGTCATCTTGGCTTTAGTAAGTGTACTTTACATCTCGGCTTACTTCCTGGCATATTACGCTAAAACAGCTCAAGACGAAAAGGCTTTTGATGTGTTAAGAAAATATGCCTTGAATTGGAGCCTGCCAACGATACTCGCCAGCGTTCTCGTATTCTTTGCTTTAAGCGATCATAACCCAGAACACTTCGATAAAATGTTGGAACTTTCCTGGATGTTCAGTCTTTCGTTCCTCTTTTTCCTTGGAGCGGTTTATCTGATGTGGAAAAAGAAACATCTTGGTGTAGCTTTTATCTTGGTAATGCTTCAGTTTGCAACGGCATTCTTCGGTTACGGGGCCTCTCATATGCCTTACCTTTTGTATCCATATTTGACGATCTATGATGGATTTACAAATGAGGCAATGGCTGTAGCGTTGATTACGGCATTCATTGCTGGGCTTTGCCTACTGATTCCTTCATTATATCTATTGATGCGCTTGTTCTTATTCGATAACAAGTACGTGCAAGGAAAAAAATAA
- the cydS gene encoding cytochrome bd oxidase small subunit CydS → MENFLIMYAAPLIVAAGIFVLFLWGAKGKEKYK, encoded by the coding sequence ATGGAAAACTTCTTGATTATGTATGCTGCACCATTGATAGTGGCTGCTGGCATCTTCGTTTTATTCCTTTGGGGAGCCAAGGGGAAGGAAAAATATAAATAA
- a CDS encoding tripartite tricarboxylate transporter permease encodes MGSMEGLFSGFQVAFSIEGILFVFLGVFIGTFIGMMPGLGPISAIAIMIPVTYSMDPALALVMMAGVYYGAVFGGSSSSILLNAPGISGTVATAFDGYPMAQQGKAGKALAIAAIASFTGGTISVILLMLFTPLLASVAVVFGPTEYFALMLMGLTAISSLSDGSTIKAMISAVLGFMAVTIGIDAQTGTQRFTFGNINLLEGIDFLVIALGLFALAEVCILIFNRKDSSGGMSGNIGSLKLSREDVHEMKGPVTRQSFLGFLLGVLPGAGATIASFIAYVTEKRIAKKPEEFGKGSIKGLAAPEAANNAATGGAFVPLLSLGIPGSGTTAVLLGAFLVLGVQPGPLLVQDNPEVFWGIIASMYIGNVFLLVLNLPLIPYIAKVLKVPRPLLISLVIMFSLIGVYAISFNTFDLYILLLFGIAGFLMRIFSFPAAPFILAFILGGMMEQAMRQSLTISNGDWLVFVNSPISAILIGVALLSLIIPLLKKKPTVVSDENNLDV; translated from the coding sequence ATGGGTTCTATGGAAGGTCTCTTTTCTGGATTTCAAGTCGCATTTAGTATAGAAGGTATTTTATTTGTATTTTTAGGGGTATTTATCGGAACCTTTATTGGGATGATGCCGGGTCTAGGACCAATCAGTGCGATTGCCATCATGATTCCTGTGACCTATAGTATGGACCCGGCGTTGGCATTGGTCATGATGGCCGGGGTCTATTACGGGGCAGTATTTGGAGGGTCTTCATCCTCCATTTTATTAAATGCACCTGGAATATCGGGTACTGTTGCAACCGCATTTGATGGATATCCCATGGCGCAACAGGGGAAGGCAGGAAAAGCTTTGGCCATTGCTGCCATCGCTTCCTTCACAGGAGGTACTATCAGTGTAATTTTGTTGATGCTTTTTACTCCTTTATTAGCTTCAGTCGCTGTCGTGTTCGGTCCTACTGAGTATTTTGCTTTGATGCTGATGGGACTGACAGCCATTTCAAGTCTGTCTGATGGGTCCACAATAAAAGCTATGATTTCCGCTGTGTTAGGTTTCATGGCCGTAACGATCGGTATAGATGCTCAAACGGGAACACAGCGCTTTACTTTCGGGAACATCAACCTCCTCGAAGGAATTGACTTTCTTGTAATAGCTCTTGGTTTATTCGCACTGGCAGAAGTTTGTATATTGATCTTCAATCGTAAGGACAGCTCAGGGGGAATGAGTGGAAACATTGGCAGTCTGAAGCTATCCAGAGAAGATGTCCATGAAATGAAGGGACCAGTTACGAGGCAATCGTTTCTAGGCTTTTTGCTAGGTGTTCTACCTGGAGCAGGGGCGACCATCGCATCTTTTATTGCGTATGTCACAGAAAAGCGAATCGCCAAAAAGCCTGAAGAGTTTGGGAAGGGATCGATAAAAGGTCTTGCTGCACCTGAAGCTGCCAACAATGCGGCGACAGGCGGGGCCTTTGTTCCCCTCCTAAGTTTAGGTATTCCTGGATCGGGTACAACCGCTGTCCTTCTTGGTGCCTTCCTTGTTCTAGGTGTACAGCCAGGCCCTTTACTGGTACAGGATAATCCTGAAGTGTTCTGGGGAATTATTGCAAGTATGTATATAGGAAATGTGTTTTTATTGGTATTGAACCTTCCGCTTATCCCATATATAGCCAAAGTGCTTAAGGTTCCAAGGCCTTTGCTAATCTCCTTGGTCATCATGTTCAGTCTTATCGGGGTCTATGCCATAAGCTTCAATACTTTTGATTTATATATATTGCTATTATTCGGAATAGCAGGGTTTTTGATGAGAATATTTTCCTTTCCTGCAGCCCCATTTATCCTCGCGTTCATTCTAGGCGGCATGATGGAGCAGGCGATGCGTCAATCCCTAACCATCTCAAATGGGGACTGGTTGGTCTTTGTAAATAGTCCTATATCCGCTATTTTGATAGGTGTAGCTTTGTTGTCTCTAATCATTCCATTACTTAAAAAGAAACCGACAGTGGTTAGTGACGAAAATAACTTAGATGTATAA
- a CDS encoding tripartite tricarboxylate transporter TctB family protein, with product MILRPINRKLGLALTLFAGAYLFLSYQIPSYPYALVDADVVPKGLGFLLLLLSILLFVQKKEETEQEKQKRTIPKKELYVLLGVAGFILIYIFLLEIIGFVIMTAAFVFTCSSFLGYKKYKVSALVAIIFSLLLYLLFNYLLLIHLPPGVLPF from the coding sequence ATGATACTAAGACCGATAAATCGTAAACTTGGATTGGCACTAACCCTCTTTGCAGGAGCATACCTGTTTTTAAGCTACCAGATCCCCAGTTACCCATATGCGTTAGTCGATGCGGATGTGGTACCAAAAGGATTAGGTTTCTTACTATTATTATTGTCCATTTTACTTTTCGTTCAGAAGAAAGAGGAAACCGAACAAGAAAAACAAAAAAGAACGATCCCTAAGAAGGAACTTTACGTCCTGCTTGGGGTTGCGGGATTTATTTTAATCTATATTTTTTTACTTGAAATAATAGGTTTTGTCATTATGACAGCAGCATTTGTTTTTACTTGTTCATCATTTCTTGGATATAAAAAATATAAAGTAAGTGCCTTAGTGGCAATCATTTTTTCGTTGCTCTTATATTTACTTTTCAATTACTTGCTCCTTATTCATTTACCACCAGGAGTGTTACCATTTTAG
- a CDS encoding tripartite tricarboxylate transporter substrate binding protein produces the protein MKMKWKNKASAMGLTVLLSLTAACSSSQGGTSADGTWSPQKPIEMVAPAGAGGGWDTTARMVAQTFEQEELIDKRMPVVNKPGGGGAVAWSYIAKKEADPHHLFVSSPPLLLVPLNGQSENTYKDFTPLANVIADYGAFAVRADAKWDNLNELFEDMKEDPASITVIGVSSPGSMDHIQFVKIAKAAGVDITKVKYVSEQEGGTLTALLNGSVDVYSAGTAETVEQVKAGKIKVLGITAEERLEGEVLSDFPTAKEQGIDETFVNWRGFFGPSNMDDAAVAYYEDKFSKLNESAAWDEIRKKYGWNELFMTGEEYQEFLKKENEEMQALLEELGLGN, from the coding sequence ATGAAAATGAAGTGGAAAAACAAAGCAAGTGCAATGGGATTAACAGTGTTATTATCCTTGACAGCAGCTTGCTCCAGCTCACAAGGGGGAACAAGTGCAGATGGAACCTGGTCTCCTCAGAAACCAATAGAAATGGTCGCACCAGCCGGCGCAGGAGGGGGATGGGATACAACTGCCAGGATGGTTGCTCAAACATTTGAGCAAGAGGAATTGATTGATAAGAGAATGCCAGTTGTCAATAAACCAGGTGGCGGCGGGGCAGTTGCATGGTCATACATCGCGAAGAAAGAGGCAGATCCACACCATCTGTTCGTTTCTTCTCCACCATTATTACTAGTCCCTCTTAATGGACAATCTGAAAATACGTATAAAGATTTCACTCCGCTGGCAAATGTTATCGCGGATTACGGTGCTTTTGCCGTAAGGGCTGATGCCAAGTGGGATAATTTAAACGAGTTATTTGAAGACATGAAAGAAGATCCAGCAAGTATCACTGTAATCGGTGTATCTTCTCCTGGGAGCATGGATCATATACAATTTGTCAAAATTGCTAAAGCAGCAGGCGTGGACATCACGAAGGTCAAGTATGTATCCGAACAAGAGGGTGGAACATTGACGGCATTGCTTAACGGAAGTGTAGATGTCTATTCAGCTGGGACTGCAGAAACAGTGGAGCAGGTGAAAGCAGGGAAAATCAAGGTTTTAGGCATAACAGCTGAAGAGCGTCTAGAGGGGGAGGTCCTTTCTGATTTTCCAACTGCCAAGGAACAGGGAATAGATGAAACCTTTGTAAACTGGAGAGGATTTTTTGGCCCATCCAACATGGATGATGCGGCCGTTGCCTATTACGAAGATAAGTTCTCAAAATTAAACGAATCAGCTGCCTGGGATGAAATCAGAAAGAAATACGGCTGGAATGAGCTTTTCATGACAGGGGAGGAATATCAGGAATTTCTAAAAAAAGAGAATGAAGAAATGCAAGCGCTATTGGAAGAATTGGGACTTGGAAATTAG
- a CDS encoding NUDIX hydrolase, translating into MEQLKIFNKDRKYLGTASREEVHLKGHWHETFHCWIKAMIDGKEYLYFQLRSKDKKDYPGLLDITAAGHLLSHENVEDGIREVEEEIGIKVALEELSYLGVIPYEKELEGFIDREHANVFLLKRYIPFESFTLQSAEVSGIFMVPLEDFYQLWFENKTYVVMEGIKEIADGERSKVTIRVDKKTFVPHSDTFYKETLAALTK; encoded by the coding sequence ATGGAACAATTAAAGATCTTCAACAAAGATAGAAAATACTTGGGAACTGCATCAAGAGAGGAAGTACATCTTAAGGGACATTGGCACGAGACTTTTCACTGCTGGATAAAGGCTATGATAGACGGGAAAGAATACCTTTATTTTCAACTGAGAAGCAAGGACAAAAAGGATTATCCAGGCTTATTGGATATCACCGCGGCAGGACATCTGTTATCACATGAAAACGTGGAAGATGGAATCCGAGAGGTAGAAGAGGAAATAGGAATCAAAGTTGCCCTGGAGGAACTGTCTTACCTGGGTGTCATCCCTTACGAAAAAGAATTAGAAGGTTTTATCGATAGAGAGCATGCCAATGTTTTTCTGTTAAAGAGGTACATACCATTTGAGTCTTTTACACTGCAATCAGCAGAGGTTAGCGGGATTTTTATGGTTCCTTTAGAAGACTTTTACCAACTATGGTTTGAAAATAAGACATATGTCGTTATGGAAGGGATAAAGGAAATTGCTGACGGCGAAAGAAGCAAGGTTACTATAAGAGTGGATAAAAAAACGTTTGTTCCACACAGCGATACTTTTTACAAGGAAACATTGGCTGCATTAACAAAATGA
- a CDS encoding response regulator, whose product MINVAIAEDDFRVASIHEQFLEKVEGVRAVNKALNASQTMDHLAKGETDLILMDNYMPDECGVSLLPLIREKFPEVDIIMITAATEKEVVEAALKYGVVDYLIKPVTFDRFQQAIKTYLERKAFIQDHDSYNQAVIDEFLHKNGLKEKEKPNDSHPKGIDQLTLEKVEGLLASDYQGGWTAEQMGERMGASRTTARRYLEYLISLEKAKASLEYGMVGRPERKYYRIGK is encoded by the coding sequence ATGATAAACGTTGCGATAGCAGAAGATGATTTTCGGGTTGCGAGCATTCATGAGCAATTTTTAGAAAAGGTTGAAGGAGTAAGGGCTGTAAATAAAGCTCTAAATGCTTCGCAAACGATGGATCACCTTGCAAAAGGCGAAACCGATCTTATCCTAATGGATAATTACATGCCGGATGAATGCGGAGTTTCTCTGCTACCGCTTATCCGCGAGAAATTCCCCGAGGTGGACATCATCATGATAACTGCAGCAACGGAAAAAGAAGTGGTAGAAGCGGCTTTGAAGTATGGAGTGGTTGATTACTTAATCAAACCCGTAACGTTTGATAGGTTTCAGCAGGCAATAAAAACATATCTTGAGAGAAAGGCTTTCATACAAGATCATGATTCTTATAATCAAGCAGTAATAGATGAGTTTTTACATAAAAATGGGTTGAAGGAAAAAGAAAAACCGAATGATTCTCATCCTAAAGGCATTGACCAATTAACATTGGAAAAAGTGGAAGGACTCCTAGCTAGCGATTACCAAGGAGGATGGACAGCCGAGCAAATGGGCGAACGGATGGGAGCATCTAGGACGACAGCAAGGCGGTATCTTGAGTACTTGATTTCTCTTGAAAAAGCAAAAGCTTCGTTAGAATATGGCATGGTAGGCAGACCTGAAAGAAAATACTATCGGATAGGAAAATGA
- a CDS encoding ATP-binding protein, with product MRLNKKPLRLQTKLIILIVTLLIGIIVLICGVFFYLEMKELKANTGKRALQIAKTISYMPEVQEAMGSKNPSTTLQPLTLKIQQEIDAQFVVIGNNQGLRYTHPDFDKIGKQMVGGDNIRALEDGKAYISEATGSLGLSIRGKAPIVSEDGMVIGVVSVGFLMENLKSRMEEKLAEISLIALLTINIGVVGGYLLARNIRKDILDLEPHEIASLYRERNAILESVKEGIIAVDSNGNITMVNPSALDILDLREKELLHKQITDIVPDTDIMEVARTGHAQENKEIYLSDKDIIVNRIPIKEKETVVGVVSSFRDKTDMKKLLHTLAEVKKYSEELRAQTHEFTNKLYVISGMLELGKFQEALDWIQKEYRINQAQNDIIFEKIKDEKLQAILLGKLAVASERKKLLQLDEESSVQVLPSNIKFSSLVAIIGNLLDNALDAVEEKEDGMVSFSAIDYGNDLILEISDNGPGFPVGTIDLIFRKGYTTKQADQPRGFGLAIVKKEVEQLEGTVEVQRTPVNTTVFTVYLPKNYL from the coding sequence ATGAGACTAAATAAAAAGCCCTTACGGCTGCAAACAAAGCTAATCATCCTCATTGTGACGTTACTTATCGGCATTATAGTATTAATATGCGGTGTGTTTTTTTACTTAGAGATGAAAGAGCTTAAAGCGAATACCGGTAAGCGAGCTCTCCAAATAGCTAAGACGATTTCTTACATGCCAGAGGTACAAGAAGCAATGGGATCGAAAAATCCAAGTACAACGCTCCAGCCATTGACATTAAAAATTCAGCAGGAGATAGACGCTCAATTTGTGGTGATTGGGAATAATCAAGGACTTCGCTATACGCATCCTGATTTCGATAAAATCGGAAAACAGATGGTAGGGGGAGATAATATAAGGGCTTTGGAAGATGGAAAAGCTTATATATCCGAAGCGACAGGTTCACTAGGTTTATCAATCAGAGGGAAAGCGCCTATTGTTTCAGAGGATGGAATGGTTATTGGGGTTGTATCGGTCGGTTTTCTCATGGAAAATTTAAAAAGCCGGATGGAAGAAAAATTGGCTGAAATATCGTTGATTGCTCTGTTGACAATAAATATCGGAGTGGTGGGAGGATATTTGCTAGCCAGGAACATTCGAAAAGATATTCTTGATCTGGAACCCCATGAAATCGCTTCCTTGTACAGGGAAAGAAATGCCATCCTGGAATCCGTCAAGGAAGGAATCATTGCCGTTGATTCTAATGGGAACATTACGATGGTTAACCCTTCAGCTCTTGATATTTTAGACCTGCGGGAAAAAGAATTGTTACATAAACAAATCACAGACATCGTACCTGATACCGATATTATGGAAGTCGCTCGAACAGGGCACGCACAAGAGAACAAAGAAATCTATTTATCTGATAAAGACATTATCGTAAACAGGATTCCTATAAAAGAAAAAGAAACCGTGGTAGGAGTAGTATCCAGCTTTCGGGACAAAACAGATATGAAAAAGTTGCTTCACACTCTGGCAGAAGTAAAGAAATATTCGGAGGAGTTGCGAGCTCAGACCCATGAATTCACAAACAAGCTTTATGTCATATCAGGAATGCTAGAGTTAGGGAAATTTCAAGAAGCTTTAGACTGGATCCAGAAAGAGTATAGGATTAATCAGGCACAAAATGATATCATATTTGAAAAGATAAAGGATGAAAAACTTCAGGCCATCTTGCTTGGGAAGCTTGCTGTCGCATCAGAAAGGAAGAAACTTCTCCAACTTGATGAGGAAAGTTCAGTCCAGGTTTTACCTTCTAATATAAAGTTTTCTAGTTTAGTGGCCATTATTGGTAATTTGCTAGATAATGCGTTGGATGCAGTAGAGGAAAAAGAGGATGGAATGGTATCTTTTTCCGCTATTGACTATGGAAACGATTTAATTTTGGAAATAAGTGATAATGGACCAGGTTTTCCAGTTGGAACAATAGATTTGATTTTCAGGAAGGGATATACTACCAAACAAGCTGATCAGCCAAGGGGATTCGGCCTTGCTATTGTGAAGAAGGAGGTCGAACAGCTAGAAGGAACGGTAGAAGTACAAAGAACCCCGGTCAATACCACGGTGTTCACCGTATACCTCCCTAAAAACTACCTATAG
- a CDS encoding YeeE/YedE family protein: MAETTYNTFQPERQPTTIVAKLNPIQKPFLTIGVLASIILLIIIVATTDLIQGTLYMIGLALGVTLLHARFGFTSAFRRLMSVGNVQGLQAHMVMLAVATTLFAIILSTGFSFTGSTPTGYVSPVGISVLVGAFMFGIGMQLGSGCASGTLYSVGGGSSSMILTLISFIVGSVIGAYHFTFWMEDTPALPPISIAESTGLGFFGGWAVQMALFAGIYWITVQIAKRKNPPSMKPLATTTGWKKVLRGSWPLFAAAIILALLNALTLAVRGNPWGITSAFALWGGKALMLVGIDVSSWGYFTGANGEALTQSVLADSTSVMNFGIILGAFIAASAQGTFKPRKIKPGIAGASIIGGLLMGYGARLAFGCNIGAYFGGIASFSLHGWVWMVMAILGTLLALFIRPLFGLKNPKPTDSVC, encoded by the coding sequence TTGGCAGAAACAACTTATAATACTTTTCAACCTGAAAGGCAACCAACCACTATTGTTGCGAAATTGAATCCGATTCAAAAACCTTTCTTAACGATTGGCGTACTAGCAAGCATTATACTTTTAATAATCATTGTCGCCACAACAGATTTGATTCAAGGGACTTTATATATGATTGGCTTGGCGCTAGGTGTAACACTACTGCATGCACGATTTGGCTTCACGTCTGCTTTCCGGCGCTTGATGTCTGTAGGTAATGTACAGGGGCTGCAGGCGCACATGGTGATGCTGGCAGTCGCAACTACACTGTTTGCCATCATTTTAAGTACTGGCTTCAGTTTTACTGGTAGTACACCAACAGGGTATGTATCACCTGTAGGGATTAGTGTATTAGTCGGTGCATTCATGTTTGGTATTGGGATGCAGCTCGGAAGTGGTTGCGCATCTGGAACACTTTACTCGGTCGGAGGAGGTTCCTCATCAATGATCCTGACACTAATATCGTTCATCGTTGGATCTGTCATTGGCGCTTACCACTTTACGTTTTGGATGGAAGATACGCCGGCACTTCCGCCAATTTCCATTGCGGAATCGACTGGGCTTGGGTTCTTTGGCGGCTGGGCGGTTCAGATGGCACTATTTGCGGGCATTTATTGGATAACAGTCCAAATAGCTAAGCGAAAAAACCCGCCAAGTATGAAACCGTTGGCGACCACAACAGGTTGGAAAAAGGTGCTTCGAGGTTCTTGGCCATTATTTGCGGCTGCTATCATTTTGGCACTTCTAAACGCCCTTACATTGGCAGTACGAGGAAACCCTTGGGGCATTACTTCTGCATTCGCCCTTTGGGGAGGGAAGGCATTAATGTTGGTAGGTATAGATGTTTCCAGTTGGGGATATTTTACCGGAGCAAACGGAGAAGCTTTAACTCAGTCGGTCCTGGCTGATTCCACTAGTGTGATGAACTTTGGAATCATTTTAGGAGCATTTATTGCAGCAAGTGCACAAGGTACTTTTAAACCCAGGAAAATCAAACCTGGCATTGCAGGGGCTTCCATTATTGGTGGTTTATTAATGGGCTACGGTGCGAGACTTGCCTTTGGTTGTAATATTGGAGCATACTTTGGAGGAATCGCATCCTTCAGTTTACACGGTTGGGTATGGATGGTAATGGCTATACTTGGGACACTACTGGCTTTATTTATTAGACCATTATTCGGCTTAAAGAACCCTAAGCCCACAGATTCAGTTTGTTAA